One Streptomyces sp. CG4 genomic window, GTGAGCCGGTCCCGCGGCTCGCCCGGACCGGCCAGCGCCCGCTCGACCCCGGCCAGATAACCGTCGGCCTCCCGCCGCACCAGGGCCCGGGCCAGCCCGTCCTTGCTGCCGAACTCGTTGTACAGGGTCTGCCGGGACACTCCGGCCGCCGCGGCCACGTCGACCATCCGTACCGCGACCCACGGCCGGCGCGCGAGAGCCGTATAGGCGGCGTCCAACAGGGACTCCCGGGCAGCAGGCATCATCGCCTCCCTGGGCTGAGCGACTCTGCGCCCAGATTTGACGCGCCGGCATGCACTGTCAAGGGTCCCGTACCCCGAGCGCACGTATCTGTACGCCGCCAGCAGCAGCGCACGACACCAGTCAGCGCGCCACCCCCGCCGCTAGTAGCTCACGCACCCACCCGACAGATACCGTGCCCTACATGCCGGACTACCTCGACGACCTGCGCCTCACCCACGTCCTCGCGGACGCCGCGGACGCCGCCACCATGGCCCGCTTCAAGGCCCTCGACCTGAAGGTCGAGACCAAGCCGGACATGACCCCGGTGAGCGACGCGGACAAGGCGGCGGAAGAACTCATCCGCGGCCAGCTCCAGCGCGCCCGCCCGAGGGACGCGATCCTCGGCGAGGAGTACGGAGTCGAGGGCACCGGCCCCCGCCGCTGGGTGATCGACCCCATCGACGGCACCAAGAACTACGTCCGCGGCGTCCCCGTCTGGGCGACGCTCATCTCCCTGATGGAGGCGGGCGAGGACGGCTTCCAGCCCGTCGTGGGCCTCGTCTCCGCCCCCGCCCTCGGCCGCCGCTGGTGGGCCGCGAAGGGGTACGGCGCCTTCACCGGCCGCAGCCTGACCTCCGCGACCCGCATCCACGTCTCCGGCGTCGGCAAGCTCGCGGACGCCTCCTTCGCGTACTCCTCCCTCTCCGGCTGGGAGGAGCAGGGCCGCCTCGACGGCTTCCTCGACCTCACCCGCCAGGTGTGGCGCACGCGCGCGTACGGCGACTTCTGGCCGTACATGATGGTCGCCGAGGGATCCGTGGACATCTGCGCGGAGCCGGAGCTGTCGCTCTGGGACATGGCGGCCAACGCGATCGTCGTCACGGAGGCGGGCGGCACCTTCACCGGCATCGACGGCCGCCCGGGCCCGCACAGCGGCAACGCGGCGGCGTCCAACGGCCTGCTGCACGACGAGCTGCTGGGGTATCTCACCCCGCGCCCGTGAAGCCGGGCGGCCGCACCGGGACCGGTGCGGCCAGGTGATGGGGATGCATGTCCCGATATCTCGTGACTTGACACAGTCGAGGTATGCGCGCGCACGCCCTCAACTGGCCGCACGCGCCCCCTTGTTGACCCCTCCTTTACCTGGCACTCTGAGGCCACCCCCACTTGTGAACTTGTGAATCCAGGAACTTGCTCCGTGGATTCCTAGGAGGTGGCTCCACCCATGCTCGTACGTGACGCCATGAGCACGGCGATCCTCACCGTCGGCCCCGCCCACACCCTGCGCCAGGCAGCCGCCCTGATGTCCGCCCGCCGTATCGGCGCCGCCGTCGTCCTCGACCCGGACGCCGGCGGCGTAGGCATCCTCACCGAACGCGACATCCTCAACTCCATCGGCCTGGGCCAGAACCCGGACACGGAACGCACCCACGCCCACACCACCACCGACGTCGTCTTCGCCGCCCCCACCTGGACCCTGGAGCAGGCCGCCCGCGCCATGGCCCACGGCGGCTTCCGGCACCTGGTCGTCCTCGACCGCGGCGAGGTCGCCGGCATCGTCTCGGTCCGCGACATCATCCGCTGCTGGGCCCCGGCCCGCCAACCGGCGCCGGCGCTCTGAACAAGCCGGCGCCCTGAACAAACGGAACGGGCCGGACCCCGAGCACCAGGGGATCCGGCCCGCCCTGGGGGCACCCCCAGGATCTTGAGGCACTGGAGGAGGCACGGGCAGTGCCGCCGGCCAGTGACGCGGCTCAGCCGCGCAGTGCCTGCACCGCCGCCTCCAGCCGCTTGCCGAAGTCGGCGTCGGCCTTGCGGAAGTTGCCGATCGCCCGCTCGGCGATGTCCTCGCGCGAGACCGGCGCGATCGCACCCGCGAGACCCGCGACCAGCCGCTCCCGCTCCTCCTCCGACATCAGCCGGTAGAGGTTGCCCGCCTGCACGAAGTCGTCGTCCTCGGTGTGCGCCGGGGTGGGGTGGTTGCCCGTGGCGCCATCGGCAGAGGCGGCCTGCCAGAGCACACGGCCCGTCTGCTGCGGCCCGCCGAAGCTGTTCGGCTCGTAGTTCTTCGCGCCGCCGTGCCGGCCGTCGTAGAGGAAGCCGTCCCGGGCGTTCGTCCGCGCCTCGGTGGCGTGCGGACGGTTCACCGGCAGGTGGTCGGCGTTGATGCCGACGCGGTAGCGGTGCGCGTCGCCATACGCGAAGAGGCGCCCCTGGAGCATCTTGTCGGGCGAGGGGCCGATCCCGGGCACGAAGTGCGCGGGCGAGAAGATCGACTGCTCGACCTCGGCGAAGATGTTCCGCGGGTTGCGGTTGAGCTCCAGCCTGCCGATCTCGAGGGGCGGGTAGTCCTCGTGCGGCCACACCTTGGTGAGGTCGAACGGGTTGAAGCGGTACGCCGCCGCGTCCGCCGCCGGCATGATCTGCACCTGCACGGTCCAGCTCGGGAACTGGCCGCGCTCGATGGCCTGCCGCAGATCCCGCTGGTGGGAGTCGGGATCCTCACCGGCGATCCGGTTGGCCTCGGCCTGGGTGAGGTTCTTGATCCCCTGGTCGGTCTTGAAGTGGTACTTGACCCAGAACACCTCGCCGGCCGCGTTGTTCCACTGGTAGGTGTGCGAGCCGTAGCCGTTCATGTGCCGGTACGACGCGGGGATGCCGCGGTCGCCGAAGAGCCAGGTCACCTGGTGGGTCGACTCGGGGCTGAGCCCCCAGAAGTCCCACACGTTGTCCGCTTCCTGGCTGCCGCTGTACGGGTCGCGCTTCTGCGTGTGGATGAAGTCCGGGAACTTGATCGCGTCCCGGATGAAGAACACCGGCGTGTTGTTGCCGACGAGGTCGTAGTTGCCCTCCTCGGTGTAGAACTTCAGCGCGAAGCCCCGCGGATCACGGACCGCGTCCGCCGCGCCGAGGTTGCCGGCCACGGTCGAGAAGCGCAGGAAGACCTCGGTCTCCTTGCCGACCCCGGAGAGGAAGGCGGCACGCGTGTACGGCGTGACATCGGCGGTCACCGTGAAGGTGCCGTAGGCGCCCGCACCCCGCGCGTGCACGACCCGCTCCGGAATGCGCTCCCGGTTGAAGTGGGCGAGCTTCTCCAGCAGCAGCTGGTCCTGGACGAGGACCGGCCCACCGACGCCCGCCGTCTCGCTGTTCTGGTTGTCGGCGACCGGGGCACCGGCCTCCGTGGTGAGCGGTCCCTGCGTCACGTGCGCCTCCTGCGTCATTGCTGACCAGTCCTGTCCCAGTCCCGCCCTAGTCCTGCCCCAGGGCCAAAGCCGTCATCGATCCTACATTGGACATTGTCCAAGTCAACTCAGGATCCAATCTCACACCTATTCCCGTCCTGGTCCCCCTTGCTGTTAGGCTGATGGCCATGAGCGACCTTCTGGAACGGCTGCGTGGACGCGGATGGCGGATGACCGCGCAGCGGCGCGTCGTGGCCGAGGTCCTCGAAGGCGAGCACGTCCATCTGACGGCCGACGAGGTCCACGCACGGGCTGTCGCGAAGCTGCCGGAGATCTCCCGGGCGACGGTCTACAACACGCTGGGTGAGCTGGTCTCGCTCGGCGAGGTCCTGGAAGTCGCCACGGACAAACGCGCCAAGCGCTACGACCCGAACGCGCACCGGCCGCACCACCACCTGGTCTGCGCCCGCTGCGGCGCGATCCGCGACGTCCACCCGACGGGCAACCCGCTCGCCGACCTCCCCGACACGGAGCGCTTCGGCTTCACGGTGTCGGACGTCGAGGTCACGTACCGGGGGCTGTGTCCGGACTGCGCAGGCGCGTGAACCGTGAGCGGGAGGGGGCGCAAGCCCCCTCTTTTTTGTGCCCTGATTCTTTATTCGCGCCCTGACACCTGATTTTCTGCCCCGGCATCTGGAAACGACCGAGGGCCGGAACCCATTTCTGGATTCCGGCCCTCAGCCTTCAGTAGCGGGGACAGGATTTGAACCTGCGACCTCTGGGTTATGAGCCCAGCGAGCTACCGAGCTGCTCCACCCCGCGTCGGTGAACACGACATTACGTGAGGGAGGTGGGCGGAAGCAAATCGGTTACCGGCGACGTGGCCGGGGTCACTTGTTCACGCCGAGAGTTCCTCTCGCAGCGCGTCCCTGAGCCGTCCCGCCCGCTCCGACACCTCCGCCGGTCCCAGCGCGACCGCCCGGTCCGCCCAGCGCTGCCCCTCCGCCAGCTCTCCCCGACGCGCGTAGACCAGCGCCAGCCGCAGCGCCGCCCGCCCGTGCCCGGCATCCGCGGCCCGCGTCCACCACACCGCCGCCTCCGGCTCGCTCCCCTCCCGCGCCAGCAGCAGCCCGAGATTGAAGGCGCCGTTGCGCGACCCGGCCTCCGCCGCCGCCCGGTACCAACGCGCCGCCTCGACCACGTCCCCGCGCGCCGCCGCGAGCATGCCGACCCGCACCTGCGCCCGCCGGTGCCCCTGCGTGGCCGCGCGCTCGTACCACTCCTCGCACTCGGTCTTCTCGTGCACGATCTCGCCCAGCTCATGCGCCGGCTCCGGCGGCCGGCGCGCATCGAGCAGGGTGGCCAGCCGGTACGCCGCCTCCGCGCTGCCGCCGCCCGCCGCGCACCGCAGATGCCGCTCGGCCTCCGGCTCGTCACCGTCGCGCAGCCGGGCGATCCCGACCTGGAGCGCGGCCTCGGTGTGCCCGGCGGCGGCCGCCCGCTCGTACCAGCGCAGCGCCATCTCCGCGCCCTGCTCCGTGCCCCGTCCGGCGTAGAGGATCCCGAGGTTGAACGCGGCGTCCACGCTGCCGGCCTCGGCGGCCTTGGAGAACCACGGCTCGGCGCCGGTGGTGTCGCTGCCCTGGAGCAGCAGGATGGCGAGCGCGTTGGCGGCCTCCCGGTGCCCGGCGTAGGCCGCGCGCCGGTACCACTGCTCGGCCTGCGCGGTGCGCCCCTGCTCGGCGCAGAGCAGCCCGAGGTTGTACGCGCCGTTGTCGTCGCCGGCGTCCAGCGCCGCCCGGTACCAGCGCTCGGCGGTCTGGGTCTCACCGCGCTCCGCGTGCAGCGCGCCGAGCGCGTTGGCCGCGTTGCCGTCGCCGTGCTGGGCGGCGCGCAGCCACCACACGGCCGCGCTCTCGGTGTCCCCGGCGTCGCGCAGCAGAAAGCCCAGCGCGCAGGCGGCCCGGGCCTCGCCGTCCTTGGCCGAGGTCAGGTACCAGCGCCCGGCCTCCTTCAGCTCGCCCCGCTTCTCCAGGATCGCCCCGAGGTGCAGCGCGGCGCGCCGGTGGCCGCGCGCGGCGGCCTGCCGATACCACTGCTCGGCCTCGGCGACAGCGTTGTCAGCCCCGTTCTCGTCCTCGGGTCCGGCCGGACGGTCGAGCGCGCGCGCCAGCCGGTACGCCGCCTCCCGGTGGCCGCGCTCGGCCGCCGCACGCATCCAGTGTTCGGCGCCGACGTCCCCGCGGTGCTCCAGCAGATCGGCGAGCGCGTAGGCGCCGAGGACATGGCCCTGCTCGGCGGACTGGCGCAGCCAGTACTCGGCGGCGGGCTCGTCCCCGCGCTCGCGGTGGTAGCGGCCCAGTGCGTGCGCGGCGGCGGCCGAGCCGGCGACGGCGGCGATGCGCCACCAGCCGGCGGCCTCCTCGGGGTAGCCGCGCTGGTGCAGAAGGACACCGAGGTTGTTGGCTGCGGCCCGGTCACCGGCCGCGGTGGCGGCCCGCAGATGGGGTTCGGCTCCGTCGAGGTCGCCACGCCGCAGCAGCACCGCGCCGAGGACGCTCGCCGCCTCGGCGTCGCCGTTCTGCGCGGCGAGCGCGAGGCGCACCTCTTCGGCGGCGTCCGCCATGTCACTCAACTCGTCGCGGGTCGGCTCCTCAACGGAAGGCTGCACAAATCGCCCTGACTCGAACAGAGTTGCCTTGTCCCCCATAACGTCCATCGTCGCACCACCTGCAACCTGGGTACACCCGGTATACCGCAGCCCGTGAGGTCACTTCAGCGTTTTGTCGACATGCCCACAGGACGACAAGTCAAACACACCCCACTCAACTCCCCACGGCGGCGCGGCCGTCCCTCCCCTCAGTACATGAGTTCGCACACCACGAAGGCCCGGATCCCAAGGGATCCGGGCCTTCGATCGCAGTAGCGGGGACAGGATTTGAACCTGCGACCTCTGGGTTATGAGCCCAGCGAGCTACCGAGCTGCTCCACCCCGCGCCGTTTGCCTGGTAACAGTACCACGGCGCGGAGGGGACTTGATCAGCCCTTCTTCCCGCCCCCGTTTCTGCCGGCGGCGGCCTCCGCGTCCTGGGCCCGCTTCAGCGCGGCCTTCAGGTCCTTCTGGGCCTTGTCGTAGGCGGTCCAGTCCGGCCCGTTCGGCGCCTGCAGGGCCTTCTGGCCGGCGTCGTACGCCTTCTGGGCGTCGTCCAGGGCCTGTTGGACGGTCGGGTTGGTGGACGTGGGCGGATGGGTGGTGCCGGTGTCCGGGGGTGTGGTGGTCGAACCCGTCGTGCCGAAGACCTTGTCCAGGGCCTCGCCGAGCGTGTTCTCGAACGCCGTCTTGCCCTCATAGGTGACCAACACCTTGCGCAGCAGCGGGTACTTCAGCCCGCCACCGCGCACGTACACCGGCTCCACATAGAGCAGTCCATTGTCCAGTGGCACGGTCAGCAGGTTGCCGTACTCGATATCGGAGTCGCCGCCCTTGAGGAGCTTGATCGCGGCGGCGATGTCCTGTTCGGAGTTGAACTGGCTCTGCACCTGTTTCGGCCCGTCGACCGTCGTACTGGTCGGCAGTTTCAGGATTCTGATCTTGCCGTAGTCGCTGCTGCCGGCCTCGGCGTCGATCGTCATGAACGCGCTCAGGTTGTCCCGGCCGTTGGGCGTGAACGTCGTCGACAGCGAGAACGCCTGCCGGCTCTGGTCGGGCATCTTCATGCTCAGGTAGTACGGCGGCACCGCATTGCCCGACTTGTTCGTCGGGTCGTCCGGCACCTGCCACACCTCGCTGCCGGTGAGGAACGTCTGCGCGTCCGTCACGTGGTAGCGGGTGAGCAGCTCGCGCTGGACCTTGAACAGGTCCTGTGGAAAGCGCAGGTGGGCCATCAGCTCCGGGGAGATGGCACTCCTCGGCTGCACCGTGCCCGGGAACGCCTTCATCCAGGTCTTCAGTACCGGGTCCCTGGTGTCCCACTGGTACAGCTTGACCTCGCCGGTGTACGCGTCGACGGTCGCCTTGACCGAGTTGCGGATGTAGTTGACCTGGTTCTGCTGAGCCACCACGGTGCGGTTGTTGTTGGTGGCGGTCAGCGAGTCGGCCGTCGTGTCCCCGAGGGTCGTGCGGGAGGAGTACGGGTAGCCGTTCGACGTCGTGTAGGCGTCGACGATCCACTGGATGCGGCCGTTCACGACCGCCGGGTAGGCGTCGCCGTCGATGGTCAGCCAGGGGGCGACCGCCTCGACGCGCTCCTTGGGCGTGCGGTTGTACAGGATCCGCGAGCCCTTGCCGATCGCGCCCGAGTAGAGGATCTGCGGCTCGTTGAAGACCACCGCGTACGCGGCCCGGTTGATCGGGTTGTCGAGGTTGACCCCGCTCTTGCCGGGGTAGCTGGTGGTCTTCTCGCCGTTGTTGTCGGAGTAGTCGATCTCTTTCTGGGGACCGCCGACGATCGAGTACGTGGTCGTCTTCTCGCCGTAGTAGATCGCCTGCCGGTAGGCGCCGAGGTCGCCCGTGGACGGCATGTCGTACTCGGTGAAGACGGGCTGGCCCTGGGAGTCGGCCTCGGTGCCCTTGGCGGCGACCACGCCGTAGCCGTGGGTGTAGCGGAAGTGGTCGTTGATCCAGTTGTTCTTCGGGATGCCGTCCAGGTTCAGCTCGCGCAGGCCGATGACCGTGTCCTGGTCCTTGCCGTCCTTGGAGCGGTACCGGTCGACGTCCAGGTTGGTCGGGAAGCCGTAGTAGTTCTTCATCTGCTGCAGCTGCTGGAACGTCGGCGAGACGATGTTCGGGTCCATGATCCGGATGCTCGCCGCGTCGTTCGCGTCGTCGCGCAGCTTGGTCTTGTCCTTCGTCGTGGACTGACCGGAGTACTCGGTGACCTTGGCGTCGTCGATGCCGTACGCCTCACGGGTCGCCCTGAGGTTCTTCTGGACGTACGGCGCTTCCTTGGCCTGCTCGTTGGGCTGGACCTGGAACTTCTGCACGATCGCCGGGTACAGCCCGCCGATCAGGATCGCCGAGAGGACCATCAGGCCGAAGCCGATGACCGGCAGCTGCCAGGTGCGCCGCCACAGCGTGGCGAAGAAGAGCAGCGCGCAGATGACGGCGATGCAGAACAGGATCGTCTTCGCCGGCAGATAGGCGTTGGCGTCGACGTAGCGCAGGCCGGTCCATTCGCCGGTCGCCTTGAAGTCGCTGGACTTGACGGCCAGGCCGTACCGGTCGAGCCAGTAGGCGACCGCCTTCAGGGCGACGAAGATGCCGAGCAGCACCGACAGATGCCCGGTCGCCGCGGCGGTGGCCCGGGCGCCGGGGCTGGTGACGCGCAGCCCGCCGTAGAGATAGTGCGTGAGCGCGGCGGCGATCAGGCACAGGATGGCGGTGGCGAAGCCGAAGCCGAGCAGAAAGCGGTACCAGGGCAGGTCGAAGGCGTAGAAGGCGACGTCGAGGTGGAACTGGGGGTCCTTCTGGTGGAAGGGCACGCCGTTGACCCACATCAGCCAGGTCCGCCACTGGCCGGCCGCCGAGGCGCCGGCGAGCAGCCCGACGAGCGCGGTGACGGCGAGCAGCAGCCACTTCTTGTACGGCGCGATGCCCATCCGGTAGCGGTCGAGGCTCTGCTGCTCCATGGACATGGCGCTCAGCGGGGGCCGCAGCCGGTGCGCCAGCCAGATGTTGACCCCCACCGCGACCGCCATCAGCAGGCCGAAGACGAAGAAGAGGCCGATCTTGGTCCACAGCATGGTCGTGAACACCGACGAGTAGTGCACCGACCGGTACCACAGCCAGTCCGTCCAGAAGCCCGCGAACATGGTGAACGCCATGCCGAGGACGGCCAGGACGCCCAGTGTCATGAGCAGGGTCCGGACCCGCCGGGACGGGCGGCCCGCTCTGATCCGCGGCCCCGTCGGGCCTCCGCCGCGGTCCGGCATCTGGAAAGCCAAGGTGCGCACCTCGAAGTTCGCTGTCGATCCGTCAGGCCCTCGTGTTCGCGGGCCCTCCGTGGCCCCCCGTGATCGCGGGCCAACACATATGCAACTTACTCACGCCGCACTCGGTTCCCGATTCAGGCGGGGAACGAGGCAGGATTGTGACCATGTCCAACACTCCCATGGCAGCGAGCCCGCTCACCCGGGCCGTACTCGAGATCGACGAGTACGTCTCCGGCCTCGGCTGGGACCAGCCCGCCCGTCTCTTCGCCCTTGTCGACACCGCACGGCTGCGGGCTCAGGAACCCGCGCTCGCGGCCCAGCTGGGCCTTCAGGACGCGTCCGAGTCCGCCGGTCT contains:
- a CDS encoding tetratricopeptide repeat protein, which produces MDVMGDKATLFESGRFVQPSVEEPTRDELSDMADAAEEVRLALAAQNGDAEAASVLGAVLLRRGDLDGAEPHLRAATAAGDRAAANNLGVLLHQRGYPEEAAGWWRIAAVAGSAAAAHALGRYHRERGDEPAAEYWLRQSAEQGHVLGAYALADLLEHRGDVGAEHWMRAAAERGHREAAYRLARALDRPAGPEDENGADNAVAEAEQWYRQAAARGHRRAALHLGAILEKRGELKEAGRWYLTSAKDGEARAACALGFLLRDAGDTESAAVWWLRAAQHGDGNAANALGALHAERGETQTAERWYRAALDAGDDNGAYNLGLLCAEQGRTAQAEQWYRRAAYAGHREAANALAILLLQGSDTTGAEPWFSKAAEAGSVDAAFNLGILYAGRGTEQGAEMALRWYERAAAAGHTEAALQVGIARLRDGDEPEAERHLRCAAGGGSAEAAYRLATLLDARRPPEPAHELGEIVHEKTECEEWYERAATQGHRRAQVRVGMLAAARGDVVEAARWYRAAAEAGSRNGAFNLGLLLAREGSEPEAAVWWTRAADAGHGRAALRLALVYARRGELAEGQRWADRAVALGPAEVSERAGRLRDALREELSA
- a CDS encoding UPF0182 family protein; this translates as MPDRGGGPTGPRIRAGRPSRRVRTLLMTLGVLAVLGMAFTMFAGFWTDWLWYRSVHYSSVFTTMLWTKIGLFFVFGLLMAVAVGVNIWLAHRLRPPLSAMSMEQQSLDRYRMGIAPYKKWLLLAVTALVGLLAGASAAGQWRTWLMWVNGVPFHQKDPQFHLDVAFYAFDLPWYRFLLGFGFATAILCLIAAALTHYLYGGLRVTSPGARATAAATGHLSVLLGIFVALKAVAYWLDRYGLAVKSSDFKATGEWTGLRYVDANAYLPAKTILFCIAVICALLFFATLWRRTWQLPVIGFGLMVLSAILIGGLYPAIVQKFQVQPNEQAKEAPYVQKNLRATREAYGIDDAKVTEYSGQSTTKDKTKLRDDANDAASIRIMDPNIVSPTFQQLQQMKNYYGFPTNLDVDRYRSKDGKDQDTVIGLRELNLDGIPKNNWINDHFRYTHGYGVVAAKGTEADSQGQPVFTEYDMPSTGDLGAYRQAIYYGEKTTTYSIVGGPQKEIDYSDNNGEKTTSYPGKSGVNLDNPINRAAYAVVFNEPQILYSGAIGKGSRILYNRTPKERVEAVAPWLTIDGDAYPAVVNGRIQWIVDAYTTSNGYPYSSRTTLGDTTADSLTATNNNRTVVAQQNQVNYIRNSVKATVDAYTGEVKLYQWDTRDPVLKTWMKAFPGTVQPRSAISPELMAHLRFPQDLFKVQRELLTRYHVTDAQTFLTGSEVWQVPDDPTNKSGNAVPPYYLSMKMPDQSRQAFSLSTTFTPNGRDNLSAFMTIDAEAGSSDYGKIRILKLPTSTTVDGPKQVQSQFNSEQDIAAAIKLLKGGDSDIEYGNLLTVPLDNGLLYVEPVYVRGGGLKYPLLRKVLVTYEGKTAFENTLGEALDKVFGTTGSTTTPPDTGTTHPPTSTNPTVQQALDDAQKAYDAGQKALQAPNGPDWTAYDKAQKDLKAALKRAQDAEAAAGRNGGGKKG
- the hisN gene encoding histidinol-phosphatase, which gives rise to MPDYLDDLRLTHVLADAADAATMARFKALDLKVETKPDMTPVSDADKAAEELIRGQLQRARPRDAILGEEYGVEGTGPRRWVIDPIDGTKNYVRGVPVWATLISLMEAGEDGFQPVVGLVSAPALGRRWWAAKGYGAFTGRSLTSATRIHVSGVGKLADASFAYSSLSGWEEQGRLDGFLDLTRQVWRTRAYGDFWPYMMVAEGSVDICAEPELSLWDMAANAIVVTEAGGTFTGIDGRPGPHSGNAAASNGLLHDELLGYLTPRP
- a CDS encoding catalase, which produces MTQEAHVTQGPLTTEAGAPVADNQNSETAGVGGPVLVQDQLLLEKLAHFNRERIPERVVHARGAGAYGTFTVTADVTPYTRAAFLSGVGKETEVFLRFSTVAGNLGAADAVRDPRGFALKFYTEEGNYDLVGNNTPVFFIRDAIKFPDFIHTQKRDPYSGSQEADNVWDFWGLSPESTHQVTWLFGDRGIPASYRHMNGYGSHTYQWNNAAGEVFWVKYHFKTDQGIKNLTQAEANRIAGEDPDSHQRDLRQAIERGQFPSWTVQVQIMPAADAAAYRFNPFDLTKVWPHEDYPPLEIGRLELNRNPRNIFAEVEQSIFSPAHFVPGIGPSPDKMLQGRLFAYGDAHRYRVGINADHLPVNRPHATEARTNARDGFLYDGRHGGAKNYEPNSFGGPQQTGRVLWQAASADGATGNHPTPAHTEDDDFVQAGNLYRLMSEEERERLVAGLAGAIAPVSREDIAERAIGNFRKADADFGKRLEAAVQALRG
- a CDS encoding cyclic nucleotide-binding/CBS domain-containing protein, encoding MLVRDAMSTAILTVGPAHTLRQAAALMSARRIGAAVVLDPDAGGVGILTERDILNSIGLGQNPDTERTHAHTTTDVVFAAPTWTLEQAARAMAHGGFRHLVVLDRGEVAGIVSVRDIIRCWAPARQPAPAL
- a CDS encoding Fur family transcriptional regulator, translating into MSDLLERLRGRGWRMTAQRRVVAEVLEGEHVHLTADEVHARAVAKLPEISRATVYNTLGELVSLGEVLEVATDKRAKRYDPNAHRPHHHLVCARCGAIRDVHPTGNPLADLPDTERFGFTVSDVEVTYRGLCPDCAGA